In Cydia strobilella chromosome 6, ilCydStro3.1, whole genome shotgun sequence, one DNA window encodes the following:
- the LOC134742178 gene encoding protein scarlet isoform X2 has product MGPSGAGKTTLMSALAHRSPVGTIVDGEMAMNGRPVGDFMHRHSGYMHQDELFVDNLTVIEHLNVMARLRMDRRTSSIARKRRVNQLLRQLALYKSRFTRIGGLDGQKTLSGGERKRLSFATELLTDPGLLFCDEPTTGLDSFSAQKLVSLLRASAAQGKTVICTIHQPSSELVALFDKLVLLAEGRVAYAGSAKGALTFFESLGYHCPITYNPTDYFIKVLAMTPGSEEASRQAVKSICDRFAVSDAAKELDMEIHLEFHLMDHEDQARKKLNKENFKPPFFFTKIMWLVYRYALIVIRDPRVQFIRIIQKLAIAFTAGVCFLGTARLTQAGIQDVQGALFIIIAENTFSPMYSVLHMFPEEFPLFHREIRAGLYSTPEYYIARMIALFPGLVVEPSLFTLVVYWIAGLRATVYAFGFTVFLSILVLNVAIACGSFFSCAFGSMPVAIAYLVPFDYTLMMTSGIFIKLSTLPKYVSWIRHLSWLMYSNEAMNILQWDGVSNITCAPTDTVVPCLSTGDEVLNVYDFTTSHFWTDVIALAVLYLTFHLLALLALRHRTRRK; this is encoded by the exons ATGGGACCCAG TGGCGCCGGAAAGACTACATTGATGAGTGCGTTAGCGCACCGGAGTCCag TAGGCACGATCGTCGACGGAGAGATGGCCATGAACGGGCGGCCCGTTGGAGACTTCATGCATCGTCATAGCGGTTACATGCATCAAGATGAGTTGTTCGTAGACAATTTGACGGTTATCGAGCATCTCAATGTAATG GCCCGACTACGTATGGACCGGCGCACCTCCTCCATCGCTCGGAAACGTCGAGTGAATCAACTCCTGCGTCAGCTGGCGCTCTATAAATCGCGGTTCACACGCATCGGCGGTCTTGATGGACAGAAAACTCTATCCGGAGGGGAGAGGAAGAGACTATCCTTCGCTACTGAG CTTTTAACAGACCCCGGTCTCCTCTTCTGCGATGAGCCCACCACGGGCCTGGATTCCTTCTCCGCGCAGAAGCTGGTGTCTCTACTGCGAGCCAGCGCTGCACAAGGGAAGACCGTTATATGCACCATCCACCAGCCTTCTTCGGAGCTGGTAGCGCTGTTTGACAAACTAGTGCTATTAGCGGAGGGAAGAGTAGCGTATGCAGGCAGTGCGAAGGGAGCGCTCACTTTTTTTGAAAG CTTGGGCTACCACTGTCCCATCACGTACAATCCAACAGACTACTTCATAAAGGTGCTGGCGATGACGCCGGGCTCAGAGGAGGCCTCGCGACAGGCGGTGAAGAGCATCTGTGATCGGTTCGCGGTCAGCGACGCCGCTAAAGAATTAGACATGGAGATACACTTGGAGTTTCACCTTATGGACCATGAGGACCAG GCTCGAAAGaaactaaataaagaaaacttcAAGCCACCATTTTTCTTCACAAAAATTATGTGGCTTGTGTACCGATATGCCCTGATCGTCATCCGAGATCCGAGGGTCCAGTTTATACGAATTATACAAAAATTG GCAATAGCGTTCACTGCCGGCGTTTGCTTCCTTGGTACAGCACGCCTGACACAAGCCGGGATCCAAGACGTGCAGGGTGCTCTCTTCATCATCATAGCAGAGAATACCTTCAGCCCCATGTATTCAGTCCTGCACATGTTTCCTGAGGAGTTCCCGTTGTTCCATAGAGAAATCAGAGCGGGATTGTACTCAACTCCTGAGTATTATATAGCGAGGATGATTGCATTG TTCCCCGGGTTGGTGGTTGAACCATCCCTGTTCACACTAGTGGTATACTGGATCGCGGGGCTTCGAGCTACTGTCTACGCCTTCGGCTTCACCGTATTCCTGTCCATACTGGTGCTCAACGTTGCTATCGCTTGCG GATCGTTCTTCTCATGCGCTTTCGGCTCAATGCCTGTCGCCATAGCCTACCTCGTACCTTTTGACTACACTCTCATGATGACATCTGGCATCTTCATCAAACTAAG TACATTACCAAAATACGTATCCTGGATTCGGCATTTGTCATGGCTTATGTACTCAAACGAAGCCATGAACATACTGCAGTGGGACGGTGTTAGCAACATTA CTTGCGCCCCAACTGACACCGTTGTGCCGTGCCTCAGCACGGGAGATGAGGTTCTCAACGTGTACGACTTTACCACCTCACATTTCTGGACGGATGTCATCGCGCTGGCCGTGCTGTACCTCACCTTCCACCTCCTCGCGTTGCTGGCTTTGAGGCATCGGACTAGGCGGAAATAA
- the LOC134742178 gene encoding protein scarlet isoform X1 has product MSKKSGSDDGIVARQNSVIATTNNTSNPSSLGDDSYLASADVLYIDNGVSRSKYEPLFPEVEAVLGSPHAPPSCTLVWRDLSVHTKLKDGHLKRLVNNVSGIAKPGSLVALMGPSGAGKTTLMSALAHRSPVGTIVDGEMAMNGRPVGDFMHRHSGYMHQDELFVDNLTVIEHLNVMARLRMDRRTSSIARKRRVNQLLRQLALYKSRFTRIGGLDGQKTLSGGERKRLSFATELLTDPGLLFCDEPTTGLDSFSAQKLVSLLRASAAQGKTVICTIHQPSSELVALFDKLVLLAEGRVAYAGSAKGALTFFESLGYHCPITYNPTDYFIKVLAMTPGSEEASRQAVKSICDRFAVSDAAKELDMEIHLEFHLMDHEDQARKKLNKENFKPPFFFTKIMWLVYRYALIVIRDPRVQFIRIIQKLAIAFTAGVCFLGTARLTQAGIQDVQGALFIIIAENTFSPMYSVLHMFPEEFPLFHREIRAGLYSTPEYYIARMIALFPGLVVEPSLFTLVVYWIAGLRATVYAFGFTVFLSILVLNVAIACGSFFSCAFGSMPVAIAYLVPFDYTLMMTSGIFIKLSTLPKYVSWIRHLSWLMYSNEAMNILQWDGVSNITCAPTDTVVPCLSTGDEVLNVYDFTTSHFWTDVIALAVLYLTFHLLALLALRHRTRRK; this is encoded by the exons atgAGCAAAAAGTCTGGAAGTGACGACGGTATAGTGGCCAGGCAGAACTCTGTGATAGCGACTACTAATAATACGTCGAACCCCTCATCGCTTGGTGATGATTCCTAT CTGGCCTCAGCCGACGTCCTGTACATAGACAATGGGGTCTCCAGATCGAAGTACGAGCCCCTGTTCCCTGAGGTGGAGGCGGTGCTGGGGTCGCCACACGCGCCGCCGTCCTGCACGCTCGTGTGGCGGGACCTGTCCGTGCACACCAAGCTGAAGGATGGACACCTTAAACGATTAGTCAATAATG taAGCGGCATTGCAAAACCTGGCTCGCTGGTGGCATTAATGGGACCCAG TGGCGCCGGAAAGACTACATTGATGAGTGCGTTAGCGCACCGGAGTCCag TAGGCACGATCGTCGACGGAGAGATGGCCATGAACGGGCGGCCCGTTGGAGACTTCATGCATCGTCATAGCGGTTACATGCATCAAGATGAGTTGTTCGTAGACAATTTGACGGTTATCGAGCATCTCAATGTAATG GCCCGACTACGTATGGACCGGCGCACCTCCTCCATCGCTCGGAAACGTCGAGTGAATCAACTCCTGCGTCAGCTGGCGCTCTATAAATCGCGGTTCACACGCATCGGCGGTCTTGATGGACAGAAAACTCTATCCGGAGGGGAGAGGAAGAGACTATCCTTCGCTACTGAG CTTTTAACAGACCCCGGTCTCCTCTTCTGCGATGAGCCCACCACGGGCCTGGATTCCTTCTCCGCGCAGAAGCTGGTGTCTCTACTGCGAGCCAGCGCTGCACAAGGGAAGACCGTTATATGCACCATCCACCAGCCTTCTTCGGAGCTGGTAGCGCTGTTTGACAAACTAGTGCTATTAGCGGAGGGAAGAGTAGCGTATGCAGGCAGTGCGAAGGGAGCGCTCACTTTTTTTGAAAG CTTGGGCTACCACTGTCCCATCACGTACAATCCAACAGACTACTTCATAAAGGTGCTGGCGATGACGCCGGGCTCAGAGGAGGCCTCGCGACAGGCGGTGAAGAGCATCTGTGATCGGTTCGCGGTCAGCGACGCCGCTAAAGAATTAGACATGGAGATACACTTGGAGTTTCACCTTATGGACCATGAGGACCAG GCTCGAAAGaaactaaataaagaaaacttcAAGCCACCATTTTTCTTCACAAAAATTATGTGGCTTGTGTACCGATATGCCCTGATCGTCATCCGAGATCCGAGGGTCCAGTTTATACGAATTATACAAAAATTG GCAATAGCGTTCACTGCCGGCGTTTGCTTCCTTGGTACAGCACGCCTGACACAAGCCGGGATCCAAGACGTGCAGGGTGCTCTCTTCATCATCATAGCAGAGAATACCTTCAGCCCCATGTATTCAGTCCTGCACATGTTTCCTGAGGAGTTCCCGTTGTTCCATAGAGAAATCAGAGCGGGATTGTACTCAACTCCTGAGTATTATATAGCGAGGATGATTGCATTG TTCCCCGGGTTGGTGGTTGAACCATCCCTGTTCACACTAGTGGTATACTGGATCGCGGGGCTTCGAGCTACTGTCTACGCCTTCGGCTTCACCGTATTCCTGTCCATACTGGTGCTCAACGTTGCTATCGCTTGCG GATCGTTCTTCTCATGCGCTTTCGGCTCAATGCCTGTCGCCATAGCCTACCTCGTACCTTTTGACTACACTCTCATGATGACATCTGGCATCTTCATCAAACTAAG TACATTACCAAAATACGTATCCTGGATTCGGCATTTGTCATGGCTTATGTACTCAAACGAAGCCATGAACATACTGCAGTGGGACGGTGTTAGCAACATTA CTTGCGCCCCAACTGACACCGTTGTGCCGTGCCTCAGCACGGGAGATGAGGTTCTCAACGTGTACGACTTTACCACCTCACATTTCTGGACGGATGTCATCGCGCTGGCCGTGCTGTACCTCACCTTCCACCTCCTCGCGTTGCTGGCTTTGAGGCATCGGACTAGGCGGAAATAA